TTGTTTTGCTTTATCCAAGAATGATTCGTATGTAATGTCAGCCTCCGGTGGAAAGATCTCCTTGTTTAACATGATGACGTTTAAGGTAACTTATAGACacatatgtttgatgttttgtaTTATGCATTTTGATTCACTGAGTGATTGTTCTTGGCTCTGATAATGTTGTGCTAGACGATGGCTACTTTTATGCCACCGCCGCCTGCTGCAACTTTTCTTGCATTCCATCCTCTAGACAATAACATCATTGCTATCGGAATGGATGATAGTACTATTCAGATTTATAACGTCCGTGTTGATGAGGTAATGAATCAAAATCTAAAGAGAAGAAGCAGTGTTTTGTATGTTTGATATGATGGTCAACATGGTTCCTTGATTGCTCGTGCAGGTGAAGAGTAAGCTTAAAGGTCATTCAAAGAGAATAACTGGTCTTGCCTTCTCCAATGTGTTGAATGTGCTGGTTTCTTCTGGAGCTGATGCTCAGGTTCGAACCatcttttttttgcttttttgaGAATCAATGGGACAAGATCAACAGTCTGGTATGTTCTTCTTGTTGTTGCAGCTTTGTGTTTGGAACACAGATGGATGGGAGAAGCAAAGAAGCAAGGTTCTGCCACTTCCACAGGGAAGACCAAACACTGCACCTTCAGACACGCGTGTTCAGTTCCACCAAGATCAAGCTCACTTCCTCGTCGTGCACGAGACGCAGCTTGCTATTTATGAAACAACCAAGCTCGAATGCATGAAAcaggtatctctctctctcacacacactGCAAGATCTGCAGTGTAATAATGCATTTGATTAACGATTGTATTGACTTCTTTAACAGTGGCCAGTGAGAGAATCGTCAGCTCCAATCACTCATGCTACGTTCTCATGTGATAGCCAATTGGTCTATGCGAGTTTTATGGATGCAACGATTTGTGTATTTAGCTCTGCTAATCTAAGGTTGCGTTGTCGTGTCAACCCTTCTGCATATCTACCAGCTAGTCTCAGGTAAACAACAGAGgattcttgaattttttttttttcttaaaatagtaAATCTTGATGAAGCTTtggttgttctttttttttttttgcagtaacTCGAACGTACATCCTCTGGTGATTGCGGCACATCCGCAAGAACCAAACATGTTTGCAGTTGGTCTCTCAGACGGAGGTGTTCATATATTCGAACCGGTTGAGTCGGAAGGTAAATGGGGAGTGGCTCCACCAGCTGAGAACGGGTCTGCAAATGGCGCAGTTGCTGCACCATCCGTTGGAGCCTCTGCCTCTGATCAGCCACAGAGATGATCTGATCATATGGATCCATCTACCTCTctgattctctttctttctgttaaagttcttttttatcttttttttttgggtagaaATATTTATGATCCAGAGATTCTTGACATGTTTAGTTGTAACATATATTCAGCGTAATTTAGTAGTAAAGTTTGTTTCTTGTGACATCATAGATTTTCATGCAGACGATACTTAGAATTTACATGGCATTTACAAGAGTGATTAGTTTATGTTGACGATAGTGACAGCAAACCAAAGAGATCCCAAAAGCTGCTCACATAGAAGAGAACTCTATGTTCATTTTACAGTCAGACCTCACTTCACTCTCTATGCTCTCTTATTATCTGAATATGATAATGCAATAACTGCTCCATTGGTACACTTAGACCTAGGCATTCATTTTCAATTCAGTTTTGGTTTTTCAGTTTTAGACATTTAGAAACAGTtcagttatttacaaaatttagttGTCATTTTGATTTCAGTTTGGTTTGAGCAGCAATGTTAGGAACGCGACTAATATTCGAAAAAAATTTAGATCCAATTCGGTTATGGTTTGGTTCTATTTTTTTggataatataaataaataatgtaattCAGATTTTCCAGATTATATATCGAATAATTTGggttattcaaataaaaatgtaaggtaattcaactaattttaaatatttggattaaGAAAATATTGGAATAATTTCGATTTTTGattaaatcaatttataaaaagtaTCTTAAAATATGATAgatatttataatatgtattttaaagaTCAATTGGTTtcgattttttggtttaaatagGATCCTATTTATGAACTAAATTTGGTTTCAGTTGAGATAAATATGTCAAGGCCTCAGGTACATTAGTCAGATAATTACACAGAGCAAATGATTACCAACTTTTTCATGACCAAGATGAACACAAACACTCGATTCTTTCCAAAAACGAtataactttctttttttattcagaaacaaacacaaacaacatTGTAGTTTAAGAAGAAGATGACGATGACGACTCCTCTTTCACGCGAACAACACCATCGTTAAGCAACTTCTGCTCAGTTTTCTTCCCCTCCCCACCACCACCAAACATCTGCTTCCTATAAACCTGATGCAACCTCCCAAACAACTCCTTCTTAATCGACTCAAACGCCATATCCAACCTCTCCAGCTGCTCAAGCGCGTTCTGATTATACATAAACAAACCATAGTAAAGCTCAAAGCTATCACTCGACGTGTTCTCCACCAAATCAAGCAACGTCTCGTAACCTTTGGTGTTAATTGGAGAAGACTCGACTCCAAACTTCTCCAACACTCTCCCCATGGTATGCGTCACGAACTGGGACCCAGCGGCGTGCTTGTCGTGCTCCTCGCAGCTCATCTCCACCATCCGACAGCCTTCGCTCTCGAACACCTTGAGAAACTTGTCGCACCTCTCGTGTCGAGAGGATTCGTCTCCGATCCTGACCTTGTCGTAGACGAAAGGGAGGCCCGACCAGGAGTGCTTGCCGCTCTCGGGTCCGAACATAGGGTGAGTGCAGAGGATGTCGAACTCTTTCGGTAAGTACTTGAGGAAGAGGGTTTTGGGGAACTCTTTGACGGAGAGGACGTCGACGAAGAGCGTGCTGCGGCGGAGGCGCTGGAAGGGGAAGGATCGGAGGACGGATTCGGTGGAGAGGATGGAGGTGCAGAGGAGGACGACGTCGGGGTGCTGCTCGCAGAGGTCGTGGGGGTTGTGGAAGAAGCGGGCGCCGATTGAGGAGGCGGCGGAGGAGTAATCGGAGCGGGAGTGGGTGATTAGGTCGTGGCCGTGGCGGATTAGGGTTTTGGAGAGGAATTGGCCGAAGTTGCCGAAGCCTAGGACGGCGATTTTGAGGGCGGAGGATTTGCGGTACTCGGATTTGAGCTGGGTCTCGTAGTCGAAGATCTGGGCGGCGTCGATGGCGCGGATGCGGAGGGATCTCGGCGGAGAAATGGGTGGGTTCCGGCGGAGATTGGGTGGGGAGAAGAGGGGCTTCGTGGGAGAGAAATGGAGCAGCATTgtttggtggtggtggagaagaGATTAGTGGTGATTTGAGGAGTGTGTATGCAAATGCCCCAACTTGTGGAAGAAGAggatggagatgaagaagagaagctatATGAGGAAGAAGATCGAATCCGATTAATACCACAACCACAAGGAccgtaaaataaattaaaataatttgtcaTCAAGTGGAATTATGCTTCCCACGTTTTTCACTTTTCTGTAATAACCCCTCGTATAACAttataattaagaaaatgaCCCACAAGTTCTCTTTTTCTACTCTTAGCCCCTTAGATAAATAGTTCCAAAACTGTCTTCCCAACGAAATAAGCTCAAGCAAGTTAGAGGAGGTGGATAAATTTCGTGGCTTTGGTAAAATCTGATCCTGTGATCCACACTCTGTTGCCACTGACGATGAAAGGAGATTCTTGAGATGTTTAAGGAGAGTGTGTTGATGCTATGGAGGACGAGATGTTTAGAGGCTAACGAGCAAAGATGGGAAGCTTGCTTTGGAAAGGACGAAGCATGAAGTTGAGAAACAGGAGATCTCACCGTTGATGCAAGTTATGCCTTTGTATTTGAACAGTCGGATTCTAAGAGCATTGCAGGAGTCATTAGCCACTGAGCTCGCTTCCAGTATGAGTGTTGCGCTTGAACTGGAGAGGAATCTGACGGTGGCTTACAATCGGGAGTTGCTGGAGATTGTGGCTGGAGCCGAAGGTGTTAGTTAGAAACTAAAGTTGTTTCTAACCATCAAGTGTATGTGTAATAATGTTATGAAAGACGATTTAAAAAATGAGCTCTcaatcaacaaaaaaacaagTCTCAAATACTCGGTGGATTTCTAAATTCTAGACAGCACAAAAAGTGATAAAGAGACAGAGAAAGCAtcatttggttttggttctttAAATGAGCCCTCAATCAACAAAAACAGGTTTTGTTTAAACCACCTACTTCAAAACGAAAACAAGAATGGTAAAAAGGAGACTTTTGAATCGATtctccatcatcttcttcttcatcatcatgataACTCAAGTTTGAGATTAGAGGTACTTGAAAAGGATACCACCGTGAGTGGCAAAGAAGGGAGCAAACACAAGAGACTCAACAGCCATAAGCTTGATCAGAATGTTCAACGAAGGTCCTGAGGTATCCTTCAATGGGTCTCCAATGGTGTCACCTATCACAGCTGCCTTGTGTGGCTCTGAACCCTTTGGTCCAAGACTCTTTGCGTGTTCCGACACACCAGCCTGGAAAACAACAAATCTCAATGCTTAAGGACTTTGATTCTCATCTCTTAAAAAAATGGTTTTGATAAATCAGTTCTGTACCTCAATGTATTTCTTGGcgttgtcccaagcaccaccaGTGTTGGATGCAGAGATGgcaatctatttatataaaacaagaACGTGGATGAGCATATGTTAAATTGCATTAAGTTACTCACAAGAATATACCTGAACACCGGAAACAAGGGAGCCGGCGAGAACACCAGAGAGGGTCTCAACACCAAAGAAGAAACCAACAATGAGAGGAGTGAGCATGACAAGGCAGCCAGGAGGAATCATTTCCTTAATAGAAGCATCGGTGGAGATCTTGACGCATGTGGCGTAGTCAGGCTTTGCGGTACCTTCCATGAGTCCAGGGATGGTGTTGAACTGCCTGCGAACCTCTTCAACCATCTTAAGAGCTGCACTTCCCACACTCTTCATCGTCATGGCCGAGAACCAGTAAGGAAGCATGGCACCGACAAGCAGACCAATGATAACCTTAGGAGTCAAAACATCCACGGTGTGGACTCCTGCACGGCTCACAAAGGCACCGAACAAGGCCAAGGAGACCAACGCAGCAGAGCCAATAGCAAATCCCTATATGGAACAGTCAGCATTATTAGCAAATTAAAACAAGCAACCAAGCTTGCATAAAGGGGCTTAGAATGCCACGTACCTTTCCAATAGCGGCGGTGGTGTTTCCAGCTGCGTCAAGAGCATCGGTTCTTTCACGGATGCGGTGGCTCATTCCAGCCATTTCAGCAATACCACCAGCATTGTCACTGATGGGACCGTAGGCATCAATGGCCAAACCAGTGGCGATGGTACTGAGCATCCCTAGAGCGGCAACAGCAACACCATACATAGCAGCAAAGCTGAAGCTAACGAAGATACTGATAGCAATGGCGAAGATTGGAATGATGACGGACTTGTAACCAAGGGCCAGTCCGAATATGACGTTGGTGGCTGCACCAGTTCTGCATGAATCTGCAACATCTTGCACAGGGCTGCAAGAACACAAGTACATTAGAGTTGTCCTATTGATGGTAATCAAAGATGGTGAAAGTAGTTTCTTACCTGTAGGCGTTGCTGGTGTAGTACTCAGTGACAAAACCAATAATGAGTCCAGCCCAAAGACCAACACAAACACACAGGAATAGCTGCCTGGAATCCAAAATTGTACAACCATAATTAGAATCTTACACCGTAGACAAAAAGCAGAAAGAAGGATCATATTACCAGTTCTGCACGACTTTTTGTGTTCCAAAGTTAAAGATGGTGAAGGAAGAAGGCAAGCCAACCCATGACACAACAGCGATTCCAA
The nucleotide sequence above comes from Brassica napus cultivar Da-Ae chromosome A9, Da-Ae, whole genome shotgun sequence. Encoded proteins:
- the LOC111200313 gene encoding arogenate dehydrogenase 2, chloroplastic, with protein sequence MLLHFSPTKPLFSPPNLRRNPPISPPRSLRIRAIDAAQIFDYETQLKSEYRKSSALKIAVLGFGNFGQFLSKTLIRHGHDLITHSRSDYSSAASSIGARFFHNPHDLCEQHPDVVLLCTSILSTESVLRSFPFQRLRRSTLFVDVLSVKEFPKTLFLKYLPKEFDILCTHPMFGPESGKHSWSGLPFVYDKVRIGDESSRHERCDKFLKVFESEGCRMVEMSCEEHDKHAAGSQFVTHTMGRVLEKFGVESSPINTKGYETLLDLVENTSSDSFELYYGLFMYNQNALEQLERLDMAFESIKKELFGRLHQVYRKQMFGGGGEGKKTEQKLLNDGVVRVKEESSSSSSS
- the LOC106367071 gene encoding pyrophosphate-energized vacuolar membrane proton pump 1-like (The RefSeq protein has 1 substitution compared to this genomic sequence), with protein sequence MVASAFLPELWTEILIPVCAVVGIAFSLFQWFIVSRVKVSGDQGASSSSGGAKNGYGDYLIEEEEGVNDQSVVAKCAEIQTAISEGATSFLFTEYQYVGVFMVFFAAIIFVFLGSVEGFSTESKPCTYDSTKTCKPALATAAFSTIAFILGAVTSVLSGFLGMKIATYANARTTLEARKSVGKAFIVAFRSGAVMGFLLAASGLLVLYITINVFKIYYGDDWEGLFEAITGYGLGGSSMALFGRVGGGIYTKAADVGADLVGKIERNIPEDDPRNPAVIADNVGDNVGDIAGMGSDLFGSYAEASCAALVVASISSFGINHDFTAMCYPLLISSMGILVCLITTLFATDFFEIKAVKEIEPALKNQLIISTAIMTVGIAVVSWVGLPSSFTIFNFGTQKVVQNWQLFLCVCVGLWAGLIIGFVTEYYTSNAYSPVQDVADSCRTGAATNVIFGLALGYKSVIIPIFAIAISIFVSFSFAAMYGVAVAALGMLSTIATGLAIDAYGPISDNAGGIAEMAGMSHRIRERTDALDAAGNTTAAIGKGFAIGSAALVSLALFGAFVSRAGVHTVDVLTPKVIIGLLVGAMLPYWFSAMTMKSVGSAALKMVEEVRRQFNTIPGLMEGTAKPDYATCVKISTDASIKEMIPPGCLVMLTPLIVGFFFGVETLSGVLAGSLVSGVQIAISASNTGGAWDNAKKYIEAGVSEHAKSLGPKGSEPHKAAVIGDTIGDPLKDTSGPSLNILIKLMAVESLVFAPFFATHGGILFKYL